A stretch of Caenibius tardaugens NBRC 16725 DNA encodes these proteins:
- a CDS encoding conjugal transfer protein TraF: MVAAALLACAVAGAAQAQSPGDPGPKAGYWWYQAPSKPAAEQTAEPDPLVKPAIPPMAELATWTPPRIRKLIEEQRDYAATVLTIDAVADFWRLEDFARRKARAFAGVTQIAMLQHPELNSKSANPMVGDARDQMAAGKDMIRRQYLRAHAQEFALVMFSRSTCGYCRVEWPIIQRFQDEMGWQVTLMDLDRRPDLGTRFGVEVTPTTMIIRRNSQQRMVIAAGVEAYPNLAQMAYQAVKLLTGDIRPEQFMTGAGEENTFFDALSNGPVSATDPRVIGGDLVATGLGPKP; this comes from the coding sequence ATCGTGGCAGCCGCCCTGCTGGCCTGCGCAGTCGCAGGTGCCGCGCAGGCGCAAAGCCCCGGCGATCCCGGACCAAAGGCCGGCTATTGGTGGTATCAGGCGCCGTCCAAGCCGGCGGCAGAACAAACCGCCGAGCCCGATCCGCTGGTCAAACCGGCGATCCCGCCGATGGCGGAACTCGCGACCTGGACCCCGCCCCGGATCCGCAAGCTGATCGAAGAGCAGCGCGACTATGCCGCGACGGTGCTCACCATTGATGCTGTCGCGGATTTCTGGCGACTGGAGGATTTTGCCCGGCGCAAGGCCCGCGCCTTTGCTGGCGTGACCCAGATCGCCATGCTGCAACATCCCGAACTCAATTCCAAATCCGCCAACCCGATGGTCGGCGACGCGCGCGACCAGATGGCGGCGGGCAAGGACATGATCCGCCGCCAATATCTGCGCGCCCATGCCCAGGAATTTGCCCTGGTGATGTTTTCGCGCAGCACCTGCGGCTATTGCCGGGTCGAGTGGCCGATCATCCAGCGCTTCCAGGACGAGATGGGCTGGCAGGTCACGCTGATGGATCTCGACCGCAGGCCCGATCTCGGCACCCGCTTCGGCGTCGAGGTGACGCCCACCACCATGATCATACGCCGGAATAGCCAGCAGCGCATGGTGATCGCCGCCGGGGTCGAAGCCTATCCCAACCTCGCGCAAATGGCCTACCAGGCGGTCAAGCTGCTTACCGGTGACATCCGGCCCGAACAGTTCATGACCGGGGCCGGCGAGGAAAATACCTTCTTCGACGCGCTGAGCAACGGGCCGGTGTCGGCAACCGATCCGCGGGTGATCGGCGGTGATCTGGTGGCGACTGGACTGGGGCCGAAGCCATGA
- a CDS encoding S26 family signal peptidase, producing MLSLAWKAAKALWPRIKLLPLRAAVALGSAGLGQPPRPEQLLRAWCIVLPIGYLTWWAIPQVTWVMSPSISAWAVRAAPGVIHKGDLVSFMLSHPLAGPSPVPVTKYALCMPGDRLAMIEKPSMTPGVPGGEGDGYYYCNGHLLGVSKPIGRGGQRLAHFHPQGTVIPAGFIYVGSSHPNGFDSRYYGPVAIPRLTRMERVL from the coding sequence ATGCTCAGTCTCGCCTGGAAAGCCGCTAAGGCGCTGTGGCCCCGGATCAAGCTGCTCCCCTTGCGCGCCGCTGTCGCGCTCGGCAGCGCCGGTCTCGGACAGCCGCCACGGCCCGAGCAACTTTTGAGGGCCTGGTGCATCGTGCTGCCGATCGGTTACCTCACCTGGTGGGCGATCCCGCAGGTGACCTGGGTGATGAGCCCGTCGATCTCCGCATGGGCGGTGCGCGCAGCGCCGGGGGTGATCCACAAGGGCGATCTCGTCTCGTTCATGCTCTCGCACCCGCTGGCCGGCCCGAGCCCGGTGCCCGTCACCAAATATGCACTGTGCATGCCCGGCGATCGGCTCGCCATGATCGAGAAGCCCTCAATGACGCCGGGCGTTCCTGGCGGCGAGGGAGATGGCTACTACTATTGCAACGGACATCTCCTGGGTGTGAGCAAGCCGATCGGCCGGGGCGGCCAGCGCCTCGCGCATTTCCACCCCCAGGGCACGGTCATTCCTGCGGGCTTCATCTATGTCGGATCGAGCCACCCCAATGGGTTCGACAGCCGTTACTATGGGCCTGTCGCGATTCCCCGCCTGACCCGGATGGAGCGGGTGCTGTGA
- a CDS encoding type-F conjugative transfer system pilin assembly protein TrbC, which produces MALGLIIASLSAMQAPALAQEPSQASNQTPSQNPSANAREKVQQEGDGALERLRQAVAAQKEHATVSGPAALPAIPEPVRRRAFEAMHAHTPSPAMDARARSALDAGKAAFAAQRDAMARRLNQALGLEAPDMAALARAAAPKPADNWVPVLFVSSSMPITTLRAYALQLEKARGVMAFRGMPGGLTHVAPMARLSAEILRLDPGCEGPACAMRDVQLIVDPIVFRQHGIAQVPALAMIPGDPTQPYCERGEDASAPATLPKLAGRIVYGDAALSGMLEEYARLGGKEEVRDAQSRLESR; this is translated from the coding sequence TTGGCCCTGGGGCTGATTATCGCCTCGCTGTCCGCGATGCAGGCTCCAGCACTGGCGCAGGAGCCGAGCCAGGCGTCGAACCAGACACCGAGCCAGAATCCGTCGGCCAATGCGCGCGAGAAGGTCCAGCAGGAAGGCGATGGCGCGCTCGAACGCCTGCGCCAAGCCGTGGCCGCACAGAAGGAACATGCCACCGTATCCGGCCCTGCGGCGCTACCGGCAATCCCCGAGCCGGTCCGGCGCCGCGCGTTCGAGGCCATGCACGCCCACACGCCGTCGCCGGCGATGGATGCGCGGGCGCGCTCTGCGCTCGATGCCGGCAAGGCGGCTTTCGCCGCCCAGCGCGATGCCATGGCGCGGCGGCTTAACCAGGCGCTCGGGCTGGAGGCTCCCGATATGGCGGCACTCGCGCGGGCGGCCGCGCCCAAGCCGGCGGACAATTGGGTACCGGTGCTGTTCGTATCCTCCTCGATGCCGATCACGACGCTGCGTGCCTATGCGCTCCAGCTCGAAAAGGCGCGCGGCGTGATGGCGTTCCGCGGAATGCCGGGCGGTCTCACCCATGTCGCGCCGATGGCCAGGCTCTCGGCCGAGATTCTCCGGCTCGATCCCGGCTGCGAAGGTCCGGCCTGCGCGATGCGCGATGTCCAGCTCATCGTCGATCCGATCGTCTTTCGACAGCACGGCATTGCCCAGGTTCCCGCGCTCGCCATGATCCCGGGCGATCCAACCCAGCCCTATTGCGAGCGCGGCGAGGATGCGTCCGCCCCCGCTACGCTCCCCAAATTGGCCGGTAGAATCGTCTATGGCGACGCCGCGCTGTCGGGAATGCTCGAAGAATATGCCCGCCTCGGCGGCAAGGAGGAGGTCCGCGATGCTCAGTCTCGCCTGGAAAGCCGCTAA
- the traN gene encoding conjugal transfer protein TraN, translated as MKRPSLLFALLLGAAPLATIPAPAFAAQMCAADLNGNGDASDPGETATCLPMQNGSVQCPLQAALCTVNAPGVYACPLGAQYPCAAPASGGAPTCSPNACQDTAATPIVEEPPLNDPGVPADGAVDANGNCTANIEIFSGRAMRCRPPGLFTTFSNCCKDKGKIVKDGMGSSIGSIGTKIAVAKGVLSGMKAAYVAFKAGATASEAASAGAHAIIAGIDPTSIAISLAINFMIEVLLQGCDQEDMETGMLRGSGMCHEVGSYCTAKFLGICLQKAKGHCCFNTKLGRIIQEQGRPQLKSFNAVGWGTPKAPYCRGLTPDEFQALDFSKMDLSEYYSDIEARTQGQIQVDMKDKIDAYMQVLGK; from the coding sequence ATGAAGCGGCCATCCCTCCTCTTCGCGCTGCTGCTCGGCGCCGCACCGCTTGCCACCATCCCCGCCCCGGCCTTCGCCGCGCAGATGTGCGCGGCCGATCTCAACGGCAATGGCGACGCCAGCGATCCCGGTGAAACCGCGACCTGCCTCCCCATGCAGAACGGCAGCGTCCAGTGCCCGCTCCAGGCGGCCCTCTGCACGGTCAACGCCCCCGGCGTCTATGCCTGCCCGCTTGGGGCCCAATATCCTTGCGCGGCGCCGGCCAGCGGCGGAGCGCCGACCTGTTCGCCCAATGCCTGCCAGGATACCGCCGCCACCCCGATCGTCGAGGAACCACCGCTCAATGATCCCGGGGTGCCCGCCGACGGCGCAGTCGATGCCAACGGCAATTGCACCGCGAACATCGAGATATTTTCAGGCCGCGCGATGCGTTGCCGTCCCCCGGGCCTGTTCACCACCTTCAGCAATTGCTGCAAGGACAAGGGCAAGATCGTCAAGGACGGCATGGGCTCGTCGATCGGCTCGATCGGCACCAAGATCGCGGTCGCCAAGGGCGTGCTCAGCGGCATGAAGGCGGCCTATGTCGCATTCAAAGCCGGGGCGACCGCCAGCGAGGCGGCGAGCGCCGGCGCCCACGCGATCATCGCCGGGATCGATCCGACCTCAATCGCGATCAGCCTTGCCATCAACTTCATGATCGAGGTGCTGCTGCAGGGCTGCGATCAGGAAGATATGGAAACCGGCATGCTGCGCGGCTCGGGCATGTGCCACGAGGTCGGCAGCTATTGCACCGCCAAGTTCCTTGGCATCTGCCTCCAGAAGGCCAAGGGCCATTGCTGCTTCAACACCAAGCTCGGCCGCATCATCCAGGAACAGGGCCGGCCCCAGCTCAAGAGCTTCAACGCCGTTGGCTGGGGCACACCCAAGGCACCCTACTGCCGGGGGCTCACGCCCGACGAGTTCCAGGCGCTCGATTTCTCGAAGATGGATCTGTCCGAATATTATTCGGACATCGAGGCGCGCACTCAGGGCCAGATCCAGGTCGATATGAAGGACAAGATCGATGCCTATATGCAAGTCCTCGGCAAATAG
- a CDS encoding TraU family protein: MTRLFSKARAIAAAVLLGGLAFTAPAHASSCPTGTVFNPITKVRWTCIFPITIGGVRIGTFDKLGKALDAQSSSKPLCACRKGATFWFGVKVSFWSPNRMVDVVTEPGCMMALGVDVLPTHGKLQGSQSSISDGTNTRKMFAQMHYYISPVWAMLDMFTDLPCLQDDGFDVALITEVLPTWQSGTLGAIIQPEGILFGNPAAGLACMADSAAAAAGKVIDPLFWCMGSWGATYPVAGDIHFDDSVEAWAGLAARGTFMMGRLGALTISSSDGCSFIPQPIWTKSRYKLQLMEPVKGGSCVNIGRPGALWSSAKHAPGKDNAQFMLFEKVICCAGVSAP, encoded by the coding sequence ATGACCCGGTTATTCTCCAAAGCCCGGGCGATCGCGGCCGCTGTGCTGCTCGGCGGTCTCGCATTCACGGCCCCCGCCCATGCCTCGTCCTGCCCGACCGGAACGGTGTTCAACCCGATCACCAAGGTGCGCTGGACCTGCATCTTCCCGATCACCATCGGCGGGGTGCGCATCGGCACGTTCGACAAGCTCGGCAAGGCATTGGACGCGCAGTCCTCGTCCAAGCCCCTGTGTGCCTGCCGCAAGGGTGCGACCTTCTGGTTCGGGGTCAAGGTGTCGTTCTGGTCGCCCAACCGCATGGTCGACGTCGTGACCGAGCCCGGCTGCATGATGGCGCTGGGCGTCGATGTCCTGCCCACGCACGGCAAGCTGCAGGGCAGTCAAAGCTCGATCTCCGACGGAACCAACACCCGCAAGATGTTCGCGCAGATGCATTATTACATCTCGCCGGTCTGGGCGATGCTCGACATGTTCACCGATCTGCCCTGTCTTCAGGACGACGGCTTCGATGTCGCGCTGATCACCGAGGTACTGCCGACCTGGCAGTCGGGCACATTGGGCGCGATCATCCAGCCCGAGGGCATATTGTTCGGCAATCCCGCCGCCGGCCTTGCTTGCATGGCCGACAGTGCGGCGGCTGCCGCGGGCAAGGTCATCGATCCCTTGTTCTGGTGCATGGGCTCGTGGGGTGCGACCTATCCGGTCGCCGGCGACATCCATTTCGACGATTCGGTCGAGGCCTGGGCCGGGCTCGCCGCGCGCGGCACCTTCATGATGGGGCGCTTGGGTGCGCTCACCATCTCGTCGTCCGACGGCTGTTCTTTCATCCCGCAGCCGATCTGGACCAAGTCGCGCTACAAGCTCCAGTTGATGGAACCGGTCAAGGGCGGCTCCTGCGTCAATATCGGGCGCCCCGGCGCGCTGTGGTCGAGCGCCAAACACGCCCCGGGCAAGGACAATGCCCAGTTCATGCTCTTCGAAAAGGTGATCTGCTGCGCCGGAGTTTCCGCGCCGTGA
- a CDS encoding conjugal transfer protein TraW, whose protein sequence is MAVDPLPIDPLPSGPNEPQQGWGVVRFQSATIALLLLASIVVATSAHAQTSTIGRVWPIVEPDAMAEIEAKVRTLPADMSGKFGPRSTWSAMKAAPLGVAVHTLRRSVVPFYTLESEIRLPDGTLLYPKGYTFNPLAYVTLPQRLVVVHPRDLAWALAQAKPTDFILLTADTGHGADPLTLSERSGRALFILEARVKERLGLTVAPVIVEQVGQKLELTEVRLDRPLTRGATGASPVTPRASATSRRGQGQ, encoded by the coding sequence ATGGCCGTTGACCCTCTGCCTATTGACCCGCTGCCTTCGGGGCCGAACGAACCGCAGCAAGGCTGGGGCGTGGTCAGGTTCCAGTCGGCAACGATCGCGTTGCTCCTGCTGGCGTCGATCGTGGTTGCGACGAGCGCCCATGCACAGACCTCGACGATCGGGCGTGTCTGGCCGATCGTCGAGCCCGACGCCATGGCCGAGATCGAGGCCAAGGTGAGGACCCTGCCCGCCGATATGTCCGGCAAATTCGGGCCGCGTTCGACCTGGTCGGCGATGAAGGCCGCGCCGCTCGGCGTCGCCGTTCATACCCTGCGGCGCAGCGTCGTGCCCTTCTACACGCTCGAAAGCGAAATCCGCCTGCCCGACGGCACCTTGCTCTACCCCAAGGGCTACACCTTCAATCCGCTCGCCTATGTGACGCTGCCGCAGCGCCTGGTGGTGGTCCATCCGCGCGATCTGGCATGGGCGCTTGCCCAGGCAAAGCCAACAGATTTCATCCTGCTGACGGCGGATACCGGGCATGGTGCTGATCCGCTCACCCTCTCGGAACGCAGCGGGCGGGCGCTCTTCATCCTCGAAGCCAGGGTCAAGGAGCGGCTCGGCCTGACGGTGGCGCCGGTGATCGTCGAGCAGGTCGGCCAAAAGCTCGAACTGACCGAAGTGCGGCTCGACCGCCCGCTCACACGCGGCGCGACGGGGGCATCGCCGGTCACGCCGAGGGCATCGGCAACATCACGTCGGGGGCAAGGCCAATGA
- a CDS encoding TraC family protein: protein MTSPGTCHDGGLTFSALRRNVSRDSFSDHLPLVAWVEAEEAFLTIDDGWGYAWELVPTAYMFDHVHNALLGLLNIHFEAGTVLQIHSFADPLIDGALDAYLALKTRDDPLIQASARRTYDYLRAGRHGVAALHGIPIRNFRTFLSVKTRHPLASDLKRQIEEQLAKLGIRRLAPEATIAFYRRIFNGVFEAAPGSFVNHEGQGFAAPPIRKQIINAGPDLAFDGPEVFLGNQVARCLTPKSPARRISAERANRLTGGMRGSSEDSDQIGGPFLLTLNVLFDHSAFEIHKRAQILSAQKAAGSFAVEVGKQIEEIGWVLDEAGNSRFVRVIPTVWVFGQSRGQAREMAARAKRLWESEPLPFMMQEESYLNPVLLPMSLPFGLYPDGRTMRMLERDFRMPVKATVLMAPVQTDFRGGGRPALLYTGRKGQLITLDLFDPRINNYNFIVSAESGAGKSFLLNNLCQQYYASGALIRIIDIGGSYRKLCTLCSGRYIDIGEERLVLNPFDMGFALDGDDRQSAIAMAVAIVAEMANAATRKGVSTSEWNLLKSAVQWTIDSGRAEDGIDAVRDWLGAYPAQTTSELDRVDHLVPVARELAFNLRDFGSDGAYGHYFNGPSTFDISQDEFVVLELERLKNMPDLFNVVVMVVVNAVTQELYLSGRDRPRFVLCDEAAQFMTRTDGQDLSRLAEAFGQGYRRARKYQGSFGIVMQSMNDLLLFGGTGQVILENAATRFLLQGSTYDKAVENKILDYSGFVLELLKSVRNNKPNYSEVFIDSPLGLGIARLVVDPFSYWINTSAPTEVAAFEALLRHGRSPLEAVCELAGVDPAEILGRQPLGISGPEIASPTISSAETA, encoded by the coding sequence GTGACATCGCCTGGAACCTGTCATGACGGCGGCCTCACCTTCAGCGCGCTGCGCCGGAATGTCTCGCGCGACAGCTTTTCCGACCATCTGCCGCTGGTCGCCTGGGTCGAGGCGGAGGAAGCGTTCCTGACCATCGACGATGGCTGGGGCTATGCCTGGGAACTGGTGCCGACAGCCTATATGTTCGACCATGTTCACAATGCCTTGCTTGGCCTTCTCAATATTCATTTTGAAGCCGGGACGGTTCTCCAGATCCACAGCTTCGCCGATCCGCTGATCGATGGCGCGCTCGATGCCTATCTGGCACTGAAGACCCGCGACGATCCGCTGATCCAGGCCTCGGCCCGGCGGACCTATGACTATCTGCGCGCCGGCCGTCACGGCGTGGCCGCGCTCCACGGCATCCCGATCCGCAATTTCCGGACATTCCTGTCGGTGAAGACGCGGCACCCGCTGGCGAGCGACTTGAAGCGCCAGATCGAGGAGCAGCTCGCCAAGCTCGGCATCCGCCGTCTTGCGCCCGAGGCGACGATCGCCTTCTATCGCCGGATCTTCAACGGGGTATTCGAGGCGGCTCCCGGCAGTTTCGTCAACCACGAGGGTCAGGGCTTCGCCGCCCCGCCGATCCGCAAGCAGATCATCAACGCCGGGCCCGACCTGGCTTTCGACGGCCCCGAGGTCTTCCTTGGCAATCAGGTCGCGCGCTGCCTCACGCCAAAATCACCCGCCCGGCGGATCAGCGCCGAGCGCGCCAATCGGCTGACCGGCGGCATGCGGGGATCGTCCGAGGACAGCGACCAGATCGGCGGGCCGTTCCTGCTCACGCTGAACGTGCTGTTCGACCATTCCGCCTTTGAGATCCACAAGCGCGCGCAGATCCTCTCGGCGCAGAAGGCGGCCGGCAGCTTTGCGGTCGAGGTCGGCAAGCAGATCGAGGAGATCGGCTGGGTGCTCGACGAGGCCGGTAACAGCCGTTTCGTACGGGTGATCCCGACCGTCTGGGTCTTCGGTCAGTCGCGCGGCCAGGCCCGCGAAATGGCGGCACGCGCCAAGCGGCTGTGGGAGTCGGAGCCGCTGCCTTTCATGATGCAGGAGGAGAGCTACCTCAATCCGGTCCTCCTACCGATGAGCCTGCCGTTCGGGCTCTATCCCGACGGGCGCACCATGCGCATGCTCGAGCGCGATTTTCGCATGCCGGTCAAAGCCACCGTGCTGATGGCGCCGGTGCAGACCGACTTTCGCGGCGGCGGACGGCCAGCACTGCTCTACACCGGCCGCAAGGGCCAGTTGATCACGCTCGACCTGTTCGATCCGCGCATCAACAATTACAATTTCATCGTCTCGGCCGAAAGCGGCGCGGGCAAGAGCTTCCTGCTCAACAACCTGTGCCAGCAATATTACGCCAGCGGCGCGCTCATCCGCATCATCGATATCGGCGGCTCGTACCGCAAGCTCTGCACTTTGTGCTCGGGCCGCTACATCGACATCGGCGAGGAGCGGCTCGTCCTCAACCCCTTCGACATGGGCTTCGCGCTCGATGGCGACGACCGCCAGTCGGCGATCGCCATGGCAGTCGCGATCGTCGCCGAGATGGCCAATGCCGCGACGAGGAAGGGCGTTTCGACCTCGGAATGGAACCTCTTGAAATCGGCCGTCCAGTGGACGATCGACTCCGGCCGCGCCGAAGACGGGATCGATGCCGTGCGCGACTGGCTTGGCGCATATCCCGCACAGACCACCAGCGAACTCGACCGGGTCGATCATCTCGTGCCGGTGGCGCGCGAACTGGCGTTCAACCTCAGGGATTTCGGGTCGGACGGGGCATACGGGCATTATTTCAACGGCCCGTCGACCTTCGACATCAGCCAGGACGAGTTCGTCGTGCTCGAACTCGAGCGCCTCAAGAACATGCCAGACCTGTTCAACGTCGTGGTGATGGTCGTGGTCAACGCCGTCACCCAGGAACTCTACCTGTCAGGCCGCGACCGGCCGCGCTTCGTGCTCTGCGACGAGGCCGCCCAGTTCATGACCCGCACCGACGGGCAGGATCTCTCGCGCCTCGCCGAGGCCTTCGGCCAGGGCTATCGGCGTGCGCGCAAATATCAGGGCAGCTTCGGCATCGTCATGCAGTCGATGAACGATCTGCTGCTGTTTGGCGGCACTGGCCAGGTCATCCTCGAAAACGCCGCAACCCGCTTCCTGCTCCAGGGGAGCACTTACGACAAGGCGGTCGAGAACAAGATCCTCGACTATTCGGGCTTCGTTCTCGAACTGCTGAAGTCGGTCCGCAACAACAAGCCCAACTATTCCGAGGTGTTCATCGACTCACCCCTGGGCCTCGGCATCGCGCGGCTCGTGGTCGATCCCTTCTCCTACTGGATCAACACCTCGGCACCGACCGAGGTCGCCGCCTTCGAGGCGCTGCTGCGGCACGGGCGCTCGCCGCTCGAAGCGGTCTGCGAACTGGCCGGTGTCGATCCCGCGGAAATCCTCGGGCGCCAACCCCTCGGAATATCCGGTCCAGAAATAGCCAGTCCAACAATCTCCAGTGCGGAGACCGCATGA
- a CDS encoding TraV family lipoprotein, giving the protein MRKPKLSHSSRLRAARVLLTASALMALTGCTTLGSMMSPYSEKYSCKNSDHGQCIHPDKAYADAVAGRPSRSDPAVTNDRKLLRGGGDAANMDGGAARAGGKTMPGGNGAFGTYRDSVYRELQGLIDQPVTPMLKPSQAVRTLILPYADRQRPDRLYMPRYVYSILDKPQWVVGGYLVEPVAPSSQVPVLEQVRERPGDAADPLPARDATKPTVPPTALSAMPPPIPSATAPTDMPSVRPSARPMKEHHR; this is encoded by the coding sequence ATGCGCAAACCCAAGCTTTCCCATTCGTCTCGGCTGCGAGCAGCGCGCGTATTGCTGACGGCATCAGCGCTGATGGCCCTCACCGGCTGCACGACCCTGGGCTCGATGATGTCGCCCTACTCCGAGAAGTACAGCTGCAAGAACAGCGATCATGGCCAGTGCATCCATCCCGACAAGGCCTATGCCGATGCGGTCGCCGGCCGCCCTTCGCGTTCGGACCCCGCCGTCACCAACGACAGGAAGCTGCTGCGAGGCGGCGGCGACGCTGCGAACATGGACGGTGGAGCCGCGCGCGCCGGTGGCAAGACGATGCCCGGCGGCAATGGCGCCTTCGGCACCTACCGCGACAGCGTCTACCGCGAGCTGCAGGGGCTGATCGATCAGCCGGTCACGCCGATGCTCAAGCCTTCGCAGGCCGTGCGCACGCTGATCCTGCCCTATGCCGACCGTCAGCGGCCCGACCGGCTCTACATGCCGCGCTACGTCTATTCGATCCTCGACAAGCCGCAATGGGTGGTCGGCGGCTATCTGGTCGAACCGGTCGCCCCTTCGTCGCAGGTGCCGGTGCTCGAGCAGGTCCGCGAACGGCCCGGCGACGCCGCCGATCCACTGCCGGCCCGCGATGCGACCAAGCCCACGGTTCCGCCGACGGCACTGTCCGCGATGCCACCTCCAATCCCGTCCGCAACTGCGCCCACTGACATGCCCAGCGTCCGGCCCAGTGCCAGGCCAATGAAGGAGCATCACCGGTGA
- a CDS encoding TraB/VirB10 family protein, producing MSADDMPSPEGTPAPKPAAPSPYQEHLAAAAAQDDRGLENPALLDLKARWAGLSSRARLRAKQAALAGAVGVLGYGLYTASTHNNAPVSTAPTAANLDMGAGLRGDSLEVKLRGDLKKILDGQTLLGDRVTAIEQGKVVPGSGSPQSAGGAASEAAADGGPLPPALPGSVPAYPPSPAGANSADAPLPVPPAAPAAPPPPPVEKVVGSIGAATTPLVPKDAAGNGNGAPDSKKKTRTIYLPPGFMKARLLTGVDALASRDATSNPEPIIARVQAPAVLPNDVKANLSGCFVIGNATGSLAKERVEVQLVTLSCVDFDEHSVVDQPVKGFFVDTDGKKGLSGKVVTRAGAALARSFIAGTISGIAQTVETTFGSTSTSALGSVRTLDAGEAAKTGIAGGLSKSSDKLTDFYLDLARQAGPIVEVGAAKEVVVVIQEGVTLEIKPSAGSKF from the coding sequence GCCCGCGCCCAAGCCTGCGGCCCCGAGCCCCTATCAGGAACATCTTGCCGCTGCCGCGGCCCAAGATGATCGCGGCCTGGAAAACCCCGCGCTGCTCGATCTGAAGGCCCGCTGGGCGGGACTGAGTTCGAGGGCCAGGCTCAGGGCGAAGCAGGCGGCGCTCGCCGGGGCTGTCGGCGTCCTCGGCTACGGCCTTTACACCGCCAGCACCCACAACAACGCGCCGGTCTCCACCGCCCCTACCGCCGCCAATCTCGACATGGGCGCGGGGCTGCGCGGCGACAGCCTCGAAGTCAAACTGCGCGGCGACCTCAAGAAGATTCTCGATGGCCAGACGCTGCTTGGCGACCGGGTAACCGCGATCGAGCAAGGCAAGGTCGTACCCGGCAGCGGATCGCCCCAGAGCGCTGGCGGCGCGGCCAGCGAGGCTGCCGCGGACGGCGGGCCCTTGCCGCCCGCCCTGCCCGGCAGCGTGCCAGCCTACCCGCCCTCGCCCGCGGGGGCCAACAGCGCCGACGCGCCCTTGCCCGTGCCGCCAGCGGCACCCGCCGCGCCGCCGCCACCGCCGGTCGAAAAAGTCGTCGGTTCGATCGGCGCGGCGACCACGCCGCTGGTGCCCAAGGACGCCGCCGGCAACGGCAATGGCGCTCCCGACTCGAAAAAAAAGACCCGGACGATCTATTTGCCGCCTGGTTTCATGAAGGCGCGGCTCTTGACCGGGGTGGACGCGCTAGCGAGCCGGGACGCGACCTCGAACCCCGAACCGATCATCGCGCGCGTCCAGGCCCCGGCCGTGCTTCCCAATGACGTCAAGGCCAACCTTTCAGGCTGCTTCGTCATCGGCAACGCCACCGGCAGTCTCGCCAAGGAGCGGGTCGAGGTCCAGCTCGTGACGCTCTCCTGCGTCGATTTCGACGAGCATTCAGTGGTCGATCAGCCGGTCAAGGGCTTCTTCGTCGACACTGACGGCAAAAAGGGCCTCTCGGGCAAGGTCGTGACCCGCGCCGGCGCGGCGCTGGCGAGGAGCTTCATAGCCGGCACGATCAGCGGCATCGCTCAGACGGTCGAGACCACTTTCGGGTCGACCTCGACCTCGGCGCTGGGATCGGTGCGTACATTGGATGCGGGCGAGGCGGCCAAGACCGGGATCGCGGGCGGCCTCTCCAAATCCTCCGACAAGCTCACCGATTTCTATCTCGACCTCGCCCGCCAGGCCGGCCCGATCGTCGAAGTCGGCGCGGCAAAGGAGGTGGTCGTCGTCATCCAGGAGGGCGTGACCCTCGAGATCAAGCCATCGGCGGGGAGCAAGTTCTGA